One Pelodiscus sinensis isolate JC-2024 chromosome 24, ASM4963464v1, whole genome shotgun sequence DNA segment encodes these proteins:
- the CTU1 gene encoding cytoplasmic tRNA 2-thiolation protein 1: MPTTCSACGTSPAALRRPRTGHALCRACFLAAFEEETHRAIVAGRLFRPGETVAIGASGGKDSTVLAHLLQLLNQRHGYGLHLVLLSVDEGIAGYRDASLAAVRRHHHRSGLPLHVISYRELYGWSMDRIARHLGPRNNCTFCGVFRRQALDRGALLLGADKIATGHNADDVAETVLMNFLRGDVGRLRRGAGAGTAGGEGAVPRCKPLRHAYEKEIVLYAYFQGLDYFSTECVYAPQAYRGYARTLLKDLEAARPSAVADLGHSGERLSLRSDLRLPARGTCQRCGYVASQPLCKACVLLEGLDRGLPKLGIGKHQRLRDKLRDGQPLTEEERRRLGAPAEADGEVPEQQEPGGESGVQDKERGGRNLRGPRDLDF; the protein is encoded by the exons ATGCCAACCACCTGCTCTGCCTGCGgcaccagcccggctgccctgcggcgccccagGACGGGTCATGCCCTGTGCCGCGCCTGCTTCCTGGCGGCCTTCGAGGAGGAGACTCACCGGGCCATCGTGGCCGGACGGCTCTTCCGGCCTGGCGAGACCGTGGCCATCGGCGCCTCAGGCGGCAAAGACTCCACGGTGCTGGcccacctgctgcagctcctgaacCAGCGCCACGGCTACGGCCTGCACCTGGTGCTGCTCTCCGTGGACGAGGGCATCGCTGGCTACCGCGACGCTTCCCTGGCTGCCGTGCGCCGCCACCACCACCGCTCCGGCCTGCCCCTGCACGTGATCTCCTACCGCGAGCTCTATGGCTGGAGCATGGACCGCATCGCCCGGCACCTCGGCCCCCGCAACAACTGCACCTTCTGCGGCGTCTTCCGGCGCCAGGCCCTCGACCGTGGTGCCCTGCTCCTGGGCGCCGACAAGATCGCCACAG GGCACAACGCGGACGACGTGGCCGAGACAGTGCTGATGAATTTCCTGCGTGGCGACGTGGGCCGGCTGCGCCGGGGAGCAGGGGCCGGGACagcggggggcgagggggctgtGCCCCGCTGCAAGCCTCTGCGCCATGCCTATGAGAAGGAGATCGTCCTCTATGCCTACTTCCAGGGCCTGGACTACTTCAGCACCGAGTGCGTCTACGCCCCCCAGGCCTACCGCGGCTACGCTCGCACCCTGCTCAAGGACCTGGAGGCCGCCCGGCCGAGCGCCGTGGCCGACCTGGGCCACTCGGGCGAGCGGCTGTCGTTGCGCTCCGACCTCCGTCTCCCGGCCCGCGGCACCTGCCAGCGCTGCGGCTACGTGGCCAGCCAGCCCCTGTGCAAGGCCTGCGTCCTGCTGGAGGGGCTGGACCGCGGCCTGCCCAAGCTGGGCATCGGAAAGCACCAGCGGCTACGGGACAAGCTGCGGGACGGGCAGCCCCTCACCGAGGAGGAGCGCAGGCGCCTGGGGGCCCCGGCCGAGGCTGATGGGGAGGTGCCGGAGCAGCAAGAGCCTGGAGGAGAGTCGGGGGTGCAGGACAAGGAGCGCGGTGGACGGAACTTGAGGGGGCCTCGGGACCTGGACTTCTGA